One part of the Pecten maximus chromosome 1, xPecMax1.1, whole genome shotgun sequence genome encodes these proteins:
- the LOC117328784 gene encoding multiple inositol polyphosphate phosphatase 1-like gives MSSALFHGSFQVVLLLLLMCTVLNTYVHADSDGRFAQIPIFSTKTPYFWVRSNDEIINEDSEFTHDATDSAHSSKSCLSFHINSLIRHGIRYPGLKWIKRMDEVHEKLIKAAVRSKSGFIEKWINPFPYDKEHALSPLGVAELFALGKRFGQRYKALFDEETDKLEYIISSKERTSDSRRAFHEGLSEIISVDDADANVDHMLVLDDKILRFHSGCKKYIDQIENNDTALEEYFKFKDGPEMKGVVSDVIKRITNTDADDANLLNGDEVQTIHQICAFELSFFGKSDWCQYFDQKDMEIIDYLNDLKHYWQKAYGYKLSSDMSCPLVRHIFQKMDNAVHNFEDGEDFTLGMFRFAHAETLGPLYAALGLYKDQEPLMANNFKRQANRLFRSSKILPFAANLAFVLYECEPDSDEEDIEESEEENIYVKLFVNEEEIIIPACGEILCRYTDVRQYYSHLIDKCDFGKICEIEEAQNHDEL, from the exons ATGTCGTCTGCGCTGTTCCACGGATCGTTTCAAGTGGTGTTGCTCTTGTTGTTGATGTgtactgttttaaatacatatgtacatgctGATAGTGATGGTCGCTTCGCACAGATACCGATATTTTCCACAAAGACTCCGTATTTCTGGGTAAGAAGTAACGACGAAATCATCAACGAAGATTCAGAATTCACACACGACGCTACAGACTCAGCACATTCATCCAAGTCCTGTCTCAGTTTTCACATTAACTCTCTGATACGACACGGTATTCGGTATCCAGGTTTGAAATGGATTAAGCGTATGGATGAAGTTCATGAAAAATTGATAAAAGCAGCTGTACGTTCAAAATCAGGATTTATCGAGAAGTGGATCAACCCCTTTCCTTACGACAAAGAACAtgcattatctcccttggggGTGGCCGAATTATTTGCACTTGGCAAGCGATTTGGTCAGCGTTATAAGGCACTTTTTGATGAAGAGACGGACAAATTAGAATATATTATATCCAGTAAAGAACGGACATCAGACAGCAGACGGGCATTCCATGAAGGATTATCAGAGATAATATCGGTCGACGATGCTGATGCCAACGTAGATCACATGCTTGTTCTTGACGATAAAATTCTAAGATTTCATTCTGgatgtaaaaaatatattgatcaaATAGAAAACAACGACACTGCATTAGAAGAATACTTCAAATTCAAAGACGGTCCTGAAATGAAAGGagttgtcagtgatgttataaaAAGGATTACAAATACTGATGCTGATGATGCAAACTTATTAAATGGag ATGAGGTACAAACAATCCACCAGATATGTGCTTTTGAATTGTCATTCTTTGGCAAGTCGGACTGGTGTCAATATTTTGATCAGAAAGATATGGAAATTATAGATTACTTAAATGATTTAAAG CACTACTGGCAAAAAGCGTATGGATACAAGCTTTCTTCAGATATGAGCTGTCCTTTAGTTAGACATATATTCCAGAAGATGGATAATGCTGTGCATAACTTTGAAGATGGAGAAGA TTTCACTTTGGGTATGTTTCGATTTGCACATGCAGAGACTTTGGGACCATTATATGCTGCTTTGGGTCTATATAAAGACCAGGAGCCATTAATGGCTAACAATTTTAAAAGACAAGCAAACAGGTTGTTCAGAAGTAGTAAAATCCTGCCTTTTGCAGCAAATCTTGCCTTTGTTTTGTATGAATGTGAACCAGACAGTGATGAGGAAGACATTGAGGAGTCTGAAGAAGAAAACATATATGTGAAGCTATTTGTGAATGAGGAAGAAATTATCATCCCAGCTTGTGGAGAGATTCTCTGTAGGTACACTGATGTTCGACAGTACTACTCACACCTCATTGACAAATGTGACTTTGGCAAGATCTGTGAAATAGAAGAAGCACAAAACCATGATGAACTGTGA